A stretch of the Cyanobacterium stanieri LEGE 03274 genome encodes the following:
- a CDS encoding late competence development ComFB family protein produces MNINKIVEQALESGYLTPTMEAEVGRLCDTSAELSNEEYLALDKLMGALLTGEVVAMPRKQFINVMEELVVSEVISRVAEIETTSNRLLDVGDIAAYALNRLPPLYATTEEGASFQREKAKKELTEIINNQVEQAISLYLERPNFHPERQALNKGSQSHNVFEQVTKLLQSQAPNYES; encoded by the coding sequence ATGAATATTAATAAAATCGTTGAACAAGCCCTCGAAAGTGGTTATTTAACACCAACCATGGAAGCTGAAGTAGGAAGACTGTGCGACACCTCCGCCGAATTATCCAATGAAGAATATTTAGCCCTAGATAAATTAATGGGTGCATTACTAACAGGGGAAGTGGTAGCCATGCCGAGAAAGCAATTTATCAATGTCATGGAAGAATTAGTCGTCAGCGAGGTAATTTCCCGAGTGGCTGAAATTGAAACCACTAGCAACCGACTTTTGGATGTGGGGGACATCGCCGCCTATGCCCTTAATCGTCTTCCTCCCCTTTATGCTACCACGGAGGAAGGAGCGAGTTTTCAACGTGAAAAGGCAAAAAAAGAACTAACGGAAATTATCAATAATCAGGTAGAACAAGCAATTTCATTGTATCTCGAGCGCCCTAACTTCCACCCCGAAAGACAAGCCCTCAACAAAGGCTCTCAATCCCATAATGTATTTGAACAGGTAACAAAATTATTACAATCCCAAGCCCCTAATTACGAATCATAA